A stretch of Parachlamydia sp. AcF125 DNA encodes these proteins:
- a CDS encoding HEAT repeat domain-containing protein has protein sequence MEINVSLLLKADRVSDYIPGISTITNLVDLFQKCAVLPFKQKTNVSKSHYYTYLKQKSFSRCIVLLLPVVGNIIVATYDFAKRRPNYADATLVAAQTVPLSTSKTSQGESSPDPTTEGRVTDIGRQQSGYAKSWLMGKREVRVSNTVLQGSSQAIAMPGCSEEIARQLPTGVCRKKSQISSLSEQWLPGMSGCCKHSFKEPFIALYPDLPTKSGLASPQAIVENPQLSQNAQMNVQSFAIVHYHGAPTPRLSGAELSKRLRDLLQLKCSCCIKDLIAQGHKFLKEENEEALLHGVFYLATAYELYCNLDIQEYSFDWHALNQYLDKLENSLKDKETLLHYFAARENLSIFIYLFAERQNIKTHLDVLAGMTVKETPLHVAIKRGSISIAQFLLEHGADVKKHDSLQNNALHHACRSQKEGIGFVCSLLQYDPAFIRAKNSDGQTPLHLAAFTGKEKSFEYLLNQTKGRLQLDQQDREGNTLLHLAIMGWSASSAKVTGFFCKIVEALIKKGANLNILNHKKKTALDLAFENAAIIQALVQANLSPQVLVSFLQNCYLSQKNVSIFRIMAQQEWELKVPLEEIYVRLAIIENKERKTRDQALNKHSEHLQDARIPTYETIFEPKEKVEIEKLFEHKSFEKKDRKRVFIQGAAGIGKSTLCHYISYHWAKGTLWTGMFTCLFRIPLRNFTIEKYPPDKEYTPADLIAREYAGKIDRRVIEACIHDAAFREKTLLVLDGYDELPAKAQANTSLATAFKQLKELFPHILITSRPGSCSFERSCELELLGFDKEGVKHYIDRFFKHVQAEEKKQKLNHLLKTSPQVLSLAQIPINLTLLCCLFHEDPRAFDTEQSITMTAIYEKIVNWMYQWFLLRRIDQGKSGQTKEQILAEKNLRQNPEVANIAAAFEEMADFAMKNDTLYLSKREIEDFRGNKISSNELADCGLMRIPGAEIEAEEKGYFIHLTFQEFLTASKVANQYLEGERQTCQAFVQNYKFEPRYALILRMIAGSLSLAASNSRRYADVLQPFFDDLFAAPRDLAVSGELALIAECFEECQDPTVVKQYNGFIGLVKGYIKHLCLLNLNFERLLRNTNFLNHPEIIHTIRELLSDPNTKKNMLIILLRISKTGISLASEIVGLIIEELTDPTEYSGARICTDSILEKIAEQGGTLSKGALAAPIDVLKEDDRETKHYASRILTVIAKQRGELSKEALAALIQAFKKGDEETKCYAADALGEIAKQEGELSEEALVVLIQAFKEGDRATKYYAGRAIEAIAKQGGELSEETLVVLIQAFKESDRETKYSAADALRALAKQGGKLSKEALAVLIQALKKGDEETKCYVADALGEIAKQENGLQKEALAALIRALKEGDRGTKYYAGRALEAIARQGGKLPKEALAALIRALKESEERTKTHAACALKAIAKQEGELPKEALAALILALQVDPIKVKIPAAGALRAMAKQGGELQKEALAALIRVLKEGDRETKYYAAGILRKIAEQGDELPKEVLAALIQALQIDHIKVKISAAGALRATAEQGGELQKEALAALIRAFKEGDRETKYCAVVALEEIANQGGELQKEVLVVLVQALKEEDDEAQYRAVAALGEIINQGGKLPKEALVAFIQALKEAHSSTKAYVAKILGELAKQGDELPEGALDALFQTLKEGDFKLKSYAAVALVAIVKQREELPKEVLDALIQALKEGDRETKYSASRALEAIARQGGEFSKEALDTLTQALKEGDRETKYSASRALEAIARQRGELPKEALDALLQARKEGDGETKYSAVDALRKIARQGGGFSKETIDTLTQVLKEDDRETKYSAVIALKTIARQGGELSKEAIDTLIQVLKEGDRETKIHAVDTLKEVDKVALLKMSSQAFALIAEACFFIEYNFSVKGQQLQVSDKRATCLSEHALTLTYEEIRKQLSPQLAIWRKRLDSLSPAEIS, from the coding sequence ATGGAAATAAATGTTAGCTTGTTATTAAAAGCAGACCGCGTATCTGACTATATCCCCGGAATCAGTACAATCACTAATTTGGTTGATTTATTCCAAAAATGCGCGGTGCTTCCATTCAAGCAAAAAACAAATGTTTCCAAAAGTCATTATTACACTTATTTAAAGCAAAAGAGCTTTTCTCGTTGTATTGTATTGCTACTGCCTGTGGTAGGAAACATTATTGTCGCAACCTATGATTTTGCTAAGCGCAGACCCAATTATGCAGATGCCACACTTGTAGCTGCTCAGACGGTTCCTCTTTCTACTTCAAAAACTTCTCAAGGTGAAAGTTCTCCCGATCCTACCACTGAAGGCCGTGTTACAGATATAGGCCGCCAGCAAAGCGGATATGCAAAAAGCTGGTTAATGGGTAAAAGAGAAGTTAGGGTAAGCAACACAGTCCTACAAGGCTCTTCTCAAGCCATCGCTATGCCAGGTTGTTCTGAAGAAATAGCTCGACAGTTACCAACAGGGGTGTGTAGGAAAAAATCCCAAATAAGTAGCTTATCGGAACAATGGCTTCCTGGCATGTCTGGTTGCTGTAAACACAGCTTTAAAGAGCCTTTTATAGCTCTTTATCCAGATTTGCCAACTAAATCTGGGCTTGCTAGCCCGCAGGCTATCGTTGAAAATCCCCAGTTAAGTCAAAATGCTCAGATGAATGTGCAATCTTTCGCCATTGTTCACTATCACGGAGCGCCAACCCCTCGATTGTCAGGCGCGGAGCTTAGCAAGCGGTTAAGAGATTTGTTGCAATTGAAGTGCTCCTGTTGCATAAAAGATTTAATTGCACAAGGGCATAAATTTTTGAAAGAAGAAAATGAAGAAGCCCTCCTGCATGGGGTCTTTTATCTGGCCACAGCGTATGAATTGTATTGCAACCTTGACATACAAGAATATAGCTTTGATTGGCATGCACTTAATCAATACTTAGACAAATTAGAGAACAGTTTAAAAGACAAAGAAACCTTACTGCATTATTTCGCAGCCCGGGAAAATCTCAGCATCTTTATCTATCTCTTCGCGGAAAGGCAAAATATAAAAACTCACCTCGACGTTTTAGCAGGAATGACAGTTAAAGAAACGCCTTTACATGTGGCTATCAAAAGAGGGTCTATTTCAATTGCTCAATTTCTACTTGAACACGGAGCAGATGTAAAAAAACACGATAGCTTACAGAATAATGCTCTACACCATGCTTGTCGGTCACAAAAAGAGGGTATCGGTTTCGTCTGCAGTTTGCTGCAATACGATCCTGCTTTTATTAGAGCTAAAAATAGCGATGGCCAAACGCCTTTACACTTAGCCGCATTTACAGGAAAGGAGAAGAGTTTTGAATATTTGCTAAACCAAACTAAAGGCCGCCTCCAGTTGGATCAACAAGATAGGGAGGGAAACACTCTTTTGCATTTAGCGATCATGGGGTGGAGTGCATCTTCCGCTAAAGTCACAGGTTTCTTTTGTAAAATCGTCGAAGCCTTAATAAAAAAAGGAGCCAACCTAAATATCTTAAATCATAAGAAAAAAACGGCCTTAGATCTTGCTTTTGAAAATGCAGCCATTATACAGGCTCTAGTTCAGGCAAACTTAAGCCCCCAAGTTTTGGTTAGCTTTCTTCAAAACTGTTACCTTTCTCAAAAAAATGTCTCTATTTTCAGAATTATGGCGCAGCAAGAGTGGGAACTTAAAGTTCCTTTAGAAGAGATTTATGTGCGTTTAGCGATTATTGAGAATAAAGAGAGAAAAACACGCGATCAAGCCTTGAATAAGCATTCTGAACATTTACAAGATGCTCGCATTCCGACTTACGAAACGATTTTCGAACCCAAAGAAAAGGTTGAAATTGAAAAGCTTTTCGAACATAAAAGCTTTGAAAAAAAAGATCGTAAAAGGGTTTTCATTCAAGGGGCGGCGGGCATTGGGAAGAGCACCCTCTGCCACTATATTAGCTATCACTGGGCAAAAGGGACGCTTTGGACAGGCATGTTTACCTGTCTTTTTCGGATTCCGTTAAGAAATTTCACTATAGAGAAATATCCCCCTGATAAAGAATATACTCCAGCTGATCTAATTGCTAGAGAATATGCCGGCAAAATTGATCGCAGAGTGATCGAAGCTTGCATACACGATGCTGCCTTTCGAGAAAAAACTCTGCTTGTTTTAGATGGGTATGATGAGCTTCCAGCAAAAGCCCAAGCAAACACTAGCTTAGCTACAGCTTTTAAGCAGCTAAAAGAGTTATTTCCCCATATTCTAATCACCTCAAGACCTGGAAGCTGCTCTTTTGAACGCTCTTGCGAGCTAGAGCTTTTAGGTTTTGATAAAGAAGGGGTTAAGCATTATATCGATAGGTTTTTTAAACACGTTCAAGCTGAAGAGAAAAAGCAGAAGCTTAACCACCTATTAAAAACTTCTCCCCAGGTGTTAAGTCTGGCACAAATTCCCATTAACTTAACCCTTCTTTGCTGTCTCTTTCATGAAGATCCCCGGGCTTTTGATACTGAGCAATCCATTACGATGACGGCGATTTATGAAAAGATTGTTAACTGGATGTATCAATGGTTTCTTTTAAGAAGAATTGACCAAGGAAAATCTGGCCAAACTAAAGAGCAAATTTTGGCAGAAAAAAATTTGCGCCAAAATCCGGAAGTAGCCAATATTGCCGCCGCTTTTGAAGAAATGGCCGATTTTGCGATGAAAAATGATACCCTTTATTTAAGCAAGCGAGAAATTGAAGACTTTAGAGGTAACAAAATCTCTTCCAATGAGCTTGCAGATTGCGGGCTGATGCGCATTCCTGGAGCAGAAATTGAAGCTGAAGAAAAAGGGTATTTTATCCACTTAACCTTCCAAGAGTTTCTAACCGCTTCAAAAGTTGCCAATCAATACCTTGAAGGAGAAAGACAAACATGCCAAGCATTTGTACAAAATTACAAATTTGAACCCCGCTATGCTCTCATTTTACGCATGATTGCCGGCAGCCTTTCTCTGGCTGCTTCAAATAGCCGTCGCTATGCAGATGTGCTACAGCCTTTTTTTGACGATCTTTTTGCTGCACCGCGAGACTTAGCTGTCAGTGGCGAGCTTGCTTTGATTGCGGAGTGCTTTGAAGAGTGTCAAGATCCTACGGTGGTGAAGCAGTATAATGGTTTTATTGGGCTTGTAAAAGGCTATATTAAGCATCTCTGCTTGCTAAATTTAAACTTCGAAAGATTGCTCAGGAATACAAATTTTCTTAATCATCCCGAAATCATACATACTATCAGGGAACTGCTATCCGATCCTAACACAAAGAAAAATATGCTAATAATCTTACTACGCATCTCGAAAACTGGAATAAGCTTAGCTTCAGAAATAGTAGGATTAATCATTGAGGAACTTACAGACCCTACAGAATATTCTGGTGCTAGGATATGTACTGACTCTATTTTAGAAAAAATAGCAGAACAAGGAGGTACGCTTTCCAAAGGAGCACTAGCCGCTCCCATCGACGTCCTTAAAGAAGATGATAGAGAGACTAAGCATTATGCTAGTAGAATCCTAACAGTAATAGCAAAACAAAGAGGAGAGCTTTCTAAAGAAGCATTAGCCGCTCTCATCCAGGCTTTTAAAAAAGGCGATGAAGAAACTAAATGTTATGCTGCTGATGCCCTAGGAGAAATAGCAAAACAAGAAGGTGAACTTTCGGAAGAGGCACTAGTCGTTCTCATTCAGGCTTTCAAAGAAGGCGATAGAGCGACTAAATATTATGCTGGCCGTGCCATAGAAGCAATAGCAAAGCAAGGAGGTGAACTTTCGGAAGAGACGCTAGTCGTTCTCATTCAGGCTTTCAAAGAAAGCGATAGAGAAACTAAGTATTCTGCTGCTGATGCCCTAAGGGCACTAGCAAAGCAAGGAGGCAAACTTTCGAAAGAGGCACTAGCCGTTCTCATCCAGGCTCTTAAAAAAGGCGATGAAGAGACTAAATGTTATGTTGCTGATGCCCTAGGAGAAATAGCAAAACAAGAAAATGGGCTTCAAAAAGAAGCGCTAGCTGCTCTAATCCGAGCTCTCAAAGAAGGCGATAGAGGGACTAAATATTATGCTGGTCGTGCCCTAGAAGCAATAGCAAGACAAGGAGGTAAGCTTCCGAAAGAAGCGCTAGCCGCTCTAATCCGAGCTCTCAAAGAAAGTGAAGAGCGGACTAAAACCCATGCTGCTTGTGCTCTAAAAGCAATAGCTAAACAAGAAGGTGAGCTTCCAAAAGAAGCGCTAGCCGCCCTCATCCTAGCGCTTCAAGTAGATCCTATTAAGGTTAAAATTCCTGCTGCTGGTGCCCTAAGGGCAATGGCAAAACAAGGAGGTGAGCTTCAAAAAGAAGCGCTAGCCGCTCTCATCCGGGTTCTCAAAGAAGGCGATAGAGAGACTAAATATTATGCTGCTGGAATTCTAAGAAAAATAGCTGAACAAGGAGATGAGCTTCCAAAAGAAGTGCTAGCCGCTCTCATCCAAGCGCTACAAATAGATCATATTAAGGTTAAAATTTCTGCTGCTGGTGCCCTAAGGGCAACAGCTGAACAAGGAGGTGAGCTTCAAAAAGAAGCGCTAGCAGCTCTCATCCGGGCTTTCAAAGAAGGCGATAGAGAGACTAAATATTGTGCTGTTGTTGCCCTAGAAGAAATAGCAAACCAAGGAGGTGAGCTTCAAAAAGAAGTGCTAGTCGTTCTCGTCCAGGCTCTCAAAGAAGAAGATGATGAGGCTCAATATCGGGCTGTGGCTGCTCTAGGAGAAATAATAAACCAAGGAGGCAAGCTTCCGAAAGAAGCCTTAGTAGCCTTCATCCAAGCACTTAAGGAAGCGCATAGTTCGACTAAGGCCTATGTAGCTAAGATTCTAGGAGAACTAGCAAAGCAAGGAGATGAACTTCCGGAAGGAGCGCTAGACGCTCTCTTTCAAACTCTCAAGGAAGGTGATTTTAAGCTTAAAAGTTATGCTGCTGTTGCCTTAGTAGCAATAGTAAAACAAAGAGAAGAGCTTCCGAAAGAAGTGCTAGACGCTCTCATCCAGGCTCTCAAAGAAGGCGATAGAGAGACTAAATATTCTGCTAGCCGTGCTCTAGAAGCAATAGCAAGACAAGGAGGTGAGTTTTCTAAAGAAGCGCTAGATACTCTCACCCAGGCTCTCAAAGAAGGCGATAGAGAGACTAAATATTCTGCTAGCCGTGCTCTAGAAGCAATAGCAAGACAAAGAGGTGAGCTTCCAAAAGAAGCGCTAGATGCCCTCCTCCAAGCCCGTAAAGAAGGTGATGGAGAGACTAAGTACTCTGCTGTTGATGCCCTAAGAAAGATAGCAAGACAAGGAGGTGGGTTTTCTAAAGAAACAATAGATACTCTCACCCAAGTTCTTAAAGAAGACGATAGAGAGACTAAGTATTCTGCTGTTATTGCCCTAAAAACAATAGCAAGGCAAGGAGGTGAGCTTTCTAAAGAAGCAATAGATACTCTCATCCAAGTTCTCAAAGAAGGCGATAGAGAGACTAAAATTCATGCTGTTGATACTCTAAAAGAAGTTGATAAAGTTGCATTATTAAAGATGAGTAGCCAGGCATTTGCTTTAATCGCTGAAGCGTGTTTCTTTATTGAGTATAATTTTTCAGTAAAAGGTCAGCAACTTCAAGTTTCTGATAAAAGAGCAACTTGTTTATCCGAGCATGCACTCACGCTTACTTACGAAGAAATAAGGAAACAGCTGTCTCCACAGCTAGCTATATGGCGGAAGCGGCTAGATAGCCTTAGCCCAGCTGAGATTTCTTAA
- a CDS encoding HEAT repeat domain-containing protein, whose product MEINASFLLKADRVSDYIPGISTITSLIDLFQKCVVLPFKQKANISKNHYYTYLKQKSFSRCVVLLLPVIGNILIAIYDFAKSRPKYADATLVVSQSVPLSAPSFFESTSTPKPTRGGIATDIDRKLGEHAESWVLGTSEARAKGGIQKKHSQALIAAGYPAEAVLELISAKKYNKEVNSLTEQPSLGMPDCCEPSLAPDLQAKFAFNTPQASAKNIYLEQNAQLHVHSIVQCKTEPPLSQAELDPQNLVSSLRHYYLSQKTISIFRIKTQQEWEFKVPLEEIYVRLGMIENEERKTRDQALNKHSEHLQDARIPSYETIFESKEKFEIEKLFEHKSFEKKDHKRVFIQGAAGIGKSTLCHYISYHWAKGTLWTGMFTCLFWISLRNFTIEKYPPDKEYTPADLIAREYAGKIDRRVIEACIHDATFREKTLLVLDGYDELSAKAQANTSLAIAFKQLKELFPHILITSRPGSCSFERSCELELLGFDKEGVKHYIDRFFKHVQADEKKQKLSRLLKTSPQVLSLAQIPINLTLLCCLFHEDSQVFDAEQSITMTAIYERIVNWMYQWFLLRRIDQGKSSQTKEQILAEKKLRQNPEVANISAAFEEMADFAMKNDTLYLSKREIEDFRSNKISSNELVDCGLMRIPEAEEKGYFVHLTFQEFLTASKVANQYLEDERQTCQKFIRNYKFEPRYALILRMIAGSLSLATSSSRRYTDVLQSFFDDLFAAPQDLAVSGELALIAECFEECQDPTAVKQYNGFIGLVKDYIKHFCLLNLDFERLLRNRNFLNHPEILHTIRELLSDPKTREKMLKSLLRIAETGLNLPLGIVGLIVEELKDPKKYSGARRHAASILEEIARQGGELSQEAVTVLSQAFEENFILVKDSATRALEAIAKQRGGLSEKALAALIQALKEGDKPTRGSAIRTLESIAKQGGELSKEALDALIQALKEGDKATRGPAIRALGEIAKQGGELSKEALDALIQALKEGNGKAKNYVTGALGEIAKQGGELSEKALAALIQAFKEDNGEAKNYITGALGEIARQGGELSEKALAVLIEALKEGDRETKNYVAGALGEIARQRGELPKEALDALIQAFKEGDRETKNYVADALGEIARQGGELSEKALAALIQALKEGDRETKCYVVNAIKAIARQGRELSKEALDVLIQAFKESDSRNKNRIAGALGVIAAQKGELSKEPLDALIQALKEGNGEAKNYAAGALVAIVKQGGKLPKEALDALIQAFKEDDGEAKYSAGRALGAIAAQKGELSKEALDALIQVLKEGDRGTKNYVADVLKNLAEQGCELPEEALDALIQALKEGDGRAIHFAASALRTIANQGRELPKEALVALIQALKEGDGRTRHSAARALRTIAKQGRELSKEALVAVIQVLKEGDGGTRYSAASVLRTIAKQGGELSEKGLAALIQVLKEDNGEAKNSAARALKTIAKQGSELPEEALAAFIQIFKEGGSEIKDYAAGALGVIAKQRGEPSREALGVLIQALKEGDEATKYSAANALGKITRQEGELSKEVLAALIQALKEDDIVKIYFVDALKKVDKDKLLKMSSQAFALIAEVCFFIEYNFSVKGQQLQVSDKRATCLSEHTLKPASEEIRKQLPPELAIWRERLDKLSSAEIS is encoded by the coding sequence ATGGAAATAAATGCTAGCTTTTTATTAAAAGCAGACCGCGTGTCTGACTATATCCCTGGAATAAGTACAATCACTAGCTTGATTGATCTATTTCAGAAATGCGTGGTGCTTCCATTCAAGCAAAAAGCAAATATTTCCAAAAATCATTACTATACTTATTTAAAGCAAAAAAGCTTTTCTCGTTGTGTTGTATTGCTACTACCTGTGATAGGAAACATTCTTATCGCAATTTATGATTTTGCTAAGAGCAGGCCCAAGTATGCAGACGCCACGCTCGTAGTTTCTCAGTCAGTCCCCCTTTCTGCTCCAAGCTTTTTTGAAAGTACCAGCACTCCTAAGCCTACCAGGGGAGGGATTGCGACAGATATAGACCGCAAGCTAGGCGAGCATGCAGAAAGCTGGGTGCTAGGTACAAGCGAAGCTAGAGCAAAGGGAGGGATTCAGAAAAAGCATTCTCAAGCCTTAATTGCTGCAGGCTATCCGGCAGAAGCAGTTCTAGAATTAATATCGGCAAAAAAGTATAACAAAGAAGTAAATAGCCTAACAGAACAACCCTCTCTTGGTATGCCTGATTGCTGTGAACCTAGCCTAGCACCCGATTTGCAAGCCAAATTTGCGTTTAACACCCCCCAGGCTAGTGCTAAAAATATCTATTTAGAGCAGAACGCTCAGCTGCATGTACATTCTATTGTTCAATGTAAGACAGAGCCTCCCTTATCTCAGGCAGAACTAGATCCCCAAAATCTCGTTAGCTCTCTTCGACACTATTACCTTTCTCAAAAAACTATTTCCATTTTTAGGATTAAAACGCAGCAAGAGTGGGAATTTAAAGTTCCTTTAGAAGAAATTTATGTGCGTTTAGGGATGATTGAAAATGAAGAAAGAAAAACACGCGATCAAGCCCTGAATAAGCATTCTGAACATTTACAAGATGCTCGCATTCCGTCTTACGAGACTATTTTCGAGTCTAAAGAAAAGTTTGAAATCGAAAAGCTTTTCGAACATAAAAGCTTTGAAAAAAAAGATCATAAAAGAGTTTTTATTCAAGGCGCAGCTGGCATTGGTAAAAGCACCCTCTGCCACTATATTAGCTACCATTGGGCAAAAGGGACGCTTTGGACAGGCATGTTTACCTGCCTTTTCTGGATTTCTTTAAGAAATTTCACTATAGAGAAATACCCTCCTGATAAAGAGTATACTCCAGCTGATCTAATTGCTAGAGAATATGCCGGCAAAATTGATCGCAGGGTGATCGAAGCTTGCATACACGATGCTACCTTTCGAGAAAAAACCTTGCTTGTCTTAGATGGGTATGATGAGCTTTCAGCAAAAGCCCAAGCAAACACAAGTTTAGCTATAGCTTTTAAACAGCTAAAAGAGTTATTTCCCCACATTTTGATCACCTCAAGGCCTGGAAGCTGCTCTTTTGAACGCTCTTGTGAGCTAGAGCTTTTAGGCTTTGATAAAGAAGGGGTTAAGCATTATATTGACCGGTTTTTTAAACACGTTCAAGCTGATGAGAAAAAACAAAAGCTTAGCCGCCTATTAAAAACTTCTCCCCAGGTGTTAAGCCTGGCACAGATTCCCATTAACTTAACCCTTCTTTGTTGCCTTTTTCATGAAGATTCCCAAGTTTTTGATGCTGAGCAATCCATTACTATGACGGCGATTTATGAAAGGATTGTTAACTGGATGTATCAGTGGTTTCTTTTGAGAAGAATTGACCAAGGAAAATCTAGCCAAACTAAAGAGCAAATTCTGGCAGAAAAAAAACTGCGTCAAAATCCAGAAGTAGCCAATATTTCGGCTGCTTTTGAAGAAATGGCCGATTTTGCGATGAAAAATGATACCCTTTATTTAAGCAAGCGAGAAATCGAAGACTTTAGAAGTAACAAAATCTCATCTAACGAGCTTGTAGATTGCGGGCTTATGCGTATCCCCGAAGCTGAAGAAAAAGGATATTTTGTGCACTTAACCTTCCAAGAGTTTTTAACCGCTTCAAAAGTTGCCAATCAATATCTCGAAGACGAAAGACAAACATGCCAAAAATTTATACGCAATTATAAGTTTGAACCTCGTTATGCTCTCATTTTACGCATGATTGCTGGCAGTCTTTCTCTGGCTACTTCAAGTAGCCGTCGTTATACAGATGTGCTCCAGTCTTTTTTTGATGATCTTTTTGCCGCCCCGCAAGACTTAGCTGTCAGTGGCGAGCTTGCTTTGATTGCGGAGTGTTTTGAAGAGTGTCAAGATCCTACAGCGGTGAAGCAGTACAATGGTTTTATTGGGCTTGTAAAAGACTATATTAAGCATTTCTGCTTGCTAAATTTAGACTTCGAAAGATTGCTCAGGAATAGAAATTTTCTTAATCATCCCGAAATCTTACATACTATCAGAGAACTGCTATCCGATCCTAAGACAAGAGAAAAGATGCTAAAAAGCTTACTACGCATCGCGGAAACAGGGCTAAACTTACCTTTAGGAATAGTAGGATTGATCGTGGAGGAACTTAAGGATCCTAAAAAATATTCTGGCGCTAGAAGGCATGCTGCCTCTATTTTAGAAGAAATAGCAAGGCAAGGAGGTGAGCTTTCGCAAGAGGCGGTAACCGTTCTCTCTCAAGCTTTCGAAGAAAACTTTATTTTGGTTAAAGATTCTGCTACTAGGGCCCTAGAAGCAATAGCAAAACAAAGAGGAGGGCTTTCTGAAAAAGCGTTAGCTGCTCTCATCCAAGCGCTCAAAGAAGGTGATAAACCCACTAGAGGTTCTGCTATTAGGACCTTAGAATCAATAGCAAAACAAGGAGGAGAGCTTTCGAAAGAAGCGCTAGACGCTCTCATCCAAGCGCTCAAAGAAGGTGATAAAGCCACTAGAGGTCCTGCTATTAGGGCCCTAGGAGAAATAGCAAAACAAGGAGGAGAGCTTTCGAAAGAAGCGTTAGACGCTCTCATCCAAGCTCTCAAAGAAGGCAATGGAAAGGCTAAAAATTATGTTACTGGTGCCCTAGGAGAAATAGCAAAACAAGGAGGGGAGCTTTCTGAAAAAGCGTTAGCTGCTCTCATCCAAGCTTTCAAAGAAGACAATGGAGAGGCTAAAAATTATATTACTGGAGCCCTAGGAGAAATAGCAAGGCAAGGAGGAGAGCTTTCTGAAAAAGCACTAGCTGTTCTCATCGAAGCTCTCAAAGAAGGCGATAGAGAGACTAAAAATTATGTTGCTGGTGCCCTAGGAGAAATAGCAAGACAAAGAGGAGAGCTTCCAAAAGAAGCGCTAGACGCTCTCATCCAGGCTTTCAAAGAAGGCGATAGAGAGACTAAAAATTATGTTGCTGATGCCCTAGGAGAAATAGCAAGACAAGGAGGAGAGCTTTCTGAAAAAGCGTTAGCTGCTCTCATCCAAGCTCTCAAAGAAGGCGATAGAGAGACTAAATGTTATGTTGTTAATGCCATAAAAGCAATAGCGAGGCAAGGAAGAGAGCTTTCGAAAGAAGCTCTAGACGTTCTCATCCAAGCTTTCAAAGAAAGCGATAGTAGGAATAAAAATCGTATTGCTGGTGCCTTAGGAGTAATAGCAGCTCAGAAAGGAGAGCTTTCGAAAGAGCCGCTAGATGCTCTCATCCAAGCTCTTAAAGAAGGCAATGGAGAGGCGAAAAATTATGCTGCTGGTGCCCTAGTAGCGATAGTAAAACAAGGAGGCAAGCTTCCAAAAGAAGCGCTAGACGCTCTCATCCAGGCTTTCAAAGAAGATGATGGAGAGGCTAAGTACTCTGCTGGCCGTGCCTTAGGAGCAATAGCAGCTCAGAAAGGTGAGCTTTCGAAAGAAGCGCTAGACGCCCTCATCCAAGTCCTCAAAGAAGGCGATAGAGGGACTAAAAATTATGTTGCTGATGTTCTAAAAAATTTAGCAGAACAAGGATGCGAACTTCCGGAAGAAGCATTAGACGCTCTCATCCAAGCTCTCAAAGAAGGAGATGGAAGGGCTATACATTTTGCTGCCAGTGCTCTAAGAACAATAGCAAACCAGGGAAGAGAACTTCCCAAAGAGGCCCTAGTTGCTCTCATCCAAGCTCTCAAAGAAGGCGATGGAAGGACTAGACATTCTGCTGCCAGGGCTTTAAGAACAATAGCAAAGCAGGGAAGAGAACTTTCCAAAGAGGCCCTAGTTGCTGTCATCCAAGTTCTCAAAGAAGGCGATGGAGGGACTAGATATTCTGCTGCCAGTGTTCTAAGAACAATAGCAAAACAAGGAGGGGAGCTTTCTGAAAAAGGGTTAGCTGCTCTCATCCAAGTTCTCAAAGAAGACAATGGAGAGGCCAAAAATTCTGCTGCCAGGGCTCTAAAAACAATAGCAAAACAGGGAAGCGAGCTTCCCGAAGAGGCTCTAGCTGCTTTCATTCAAATTTTCAAAGAAGGCGGTAGCGAGATTAAAGATTATGCTGCTGGAGCCTTAGGGGTAATAGCAAAACAAAGAGGAGAGCCTTCTAGAGAAGCGTTAGGAGTTCTCATCCAAGCTCTCAAAGAAGGTGATGAAGCGACTAAATATTCTGCTGCTAATGCCCTAGGAAAAATAACCAGGCAAGAAGGAGAGCTTTCTAAAGAAGTGCTAGCCGCTCTCATCCAAGCTCTCAAAGAAGACGATATTGTAAAAATTTATTTTGTCGACGCCCTAAAAAAAGTTGATAAAGATAAATTATTAAAAATGAGTAGCCAGGCATTTGCTTTAATTGCCGAAGTGTGTTTCTTTATTGAGTATAACTTTTCAGTGAAAGGTCAGCAACTTCAAGTTTCTGATAAAAGAGCAACTTGTTTATCCGAGCATACACTCAAGCCTGCCTCCGAAGAAATAAGGAAACAACTTCCTCCGGAGCTTGCTATATGGCGAGAACGGCTAGATAAACTTAGCTCAGCTGAGATTTCTTAA